Proteins encoded within one genomic window of Herpetosiphonaceae bacterium:
- a CDS encoding ABC transporter permease, giving the protein MIRFIIRRLLWMIPVLFFVALVTFFLMHQAPGGPFDREDKNVDPATLRALNSRFGLDKPQYINTGAVNALWDQGVRNPLSLGRAFVDSQFGNYMINAIQGDLGPSYRQRGKDVQDILRAQWPYSIRLGLFALAFAVIVGVPLGVIAALRQNTIIDYISLFFATVGVSLPTFITGLLVIIIFGTTLKWINIVGNDWNSMKSYIAPGLVLGMLTMSFITRITRTTMLEVKRQDYIRTARAKGLAENAVIVRHMLRNALIPVVTLLGPALVGLITGSVITEGIFSIPGIGGYFVESISSRDYSMIMGTTLIFATLTVLANLLVDLSYGFLDPRIRNQ; this is encoded by the coding sequence ATGATCCGTTTTATTATTCGTCGTCTTCTTTGGATGATCCCGGTGCTCTTTTTTGTTGCGCTGGTCACATTTTTCTTGATGCACCAGGCGCCCGGCGGCCCGTTCGACCGGGAAGACAAGAACGTTGATCCGGCGACGCTGAGAGCGCTCAACTCCCGCTTCGGCCTGGATAAGCCGCAGTATATCAATACCGGAGCCGTGAATGCGCTCTGGGATCAGGGCGTGCGAAACCCGCTGAGCCTTGGTCGCGCGTTTGTCGATAGCCAGTTTGGCAACTATATGATCAACGCTATCCAGGGCGATCTGGGGCCGTCCTACCGCCAGCGCGGCAAGGATGTTCAGGATATTCTGCGCGCGCAGTGGCCCTACTCGATACGGCTGGGCCTGTTTGCGCTGGCGTTCGCGGTGATCGTCGGCGTGCCGCTGGGCGTGATCGCGGCGCTCCGGCAAAACACGATCATCGACTATATCAGCCTCTTCTTTGCCACGGTCGGCGTGTCGCTGCCGACGTTTATCACCGGCCTGCTGGTGATCATCATCTTCGGCACCACGCTCAAGTGGATTAACATCGTCGGCAACGACTGGAACTCGATGAAGTCGTACATCGCGCCGGGGCTGGTGCTCGGTATGCTGACCATGTCGTTCATCACGCGCATTACGCGCACGACGATGCTTGAAGTCAAGCGGCAGGATTATATTCGTACGGCGCGGGCCAAGGGCCTGGCCGAGAATGCCGTGATCGTTCGGCACATGCTGCGCAACGCGCTGATCCCGGTGGTGACGTTGCTCGGCCCCGCGCTGGTGGGCCTGATCACCGGATCGGTGATTACCGAAGGCATCTTTAGCATTCCCGGCATCGGCGGCTACTTCGTCGAGTCGATCAGCAGCCGCGATTACTCGATGATCATGGGCACGACGCTGATCTTTGCCACGTTGACAGTGCTGGCGAATCTTTTGGTTGACCTGAGCTATGGCTTTCTCGATCCGCGTATTCGTAACCAGTAG